The following are encoded in a window of Anopheles gambiae chromosome X, idAnoGambNW_F1_1, whole genome shotgun sequence genomic DNA:
- the LOC1270512 gene encoding gastrin/cholecystokinin type B receptor isoform X1 — protein MKSFSIELVAAERRTFRFEKSERKKEKGCPPSLFSLRMTDGPFVYGIELRDPPTAPTELTQYDLLFGPGSLLYRPPNSMAGDYGDELYGTNLSLALGELLRDNISATVVGTHNLSGNGRSAAGNLPPATGTGTAGSRGGDGTFQNQLIIPLYAIIFLLSVVGNLLVILTLAQNKRMRTVTNVYLLNLAISDLLLGVFCMPFTLAGQVLRRFVFGSVMCKLIPYFQAVSVSVAVWTLVAISLERYFAICRPLSSRRWQTQFHAYKMIGLVWTVSFLANSPLGYVQRLLPVGRSTGQMKCREEWPSPAWERAYVLFHDVGLLFLPLLTMGFAYSMIVSKLWRGLRHEIKHSSLYQQTSRQHGTGGQGSSVGGAPTGAAAGSVGTVSGEQHCSGDTGKPPKPPGGKRHEPGFVLTSSLKKAPFKSSTAVVNFASNNNTINKSNFSGAGSGSSSNGAGSSGSSNGSNGGGCNGSGADQRTHYCGGAGCETRPGRLRGFRHFFAKQHHQHVGLCRNQRYQRSSTAAAPEGLPELAETKFDESASVGQQHPYHHCHCHHAHGYHHHHHRLPTSTIVKSTQQDAKHEIVLGTGEPGPGLEPAGDAVLLPGAPPGSAATAPETGQGDCDPSALNPDPAYQFSRHAIRSTYMDKSIEAKKKVIRMLFVIIVEFFVCWAPLHILNTVYLYSPTFVYQYVNSSGIALVQLMAYISSCCNPITYCFMNRRFRQAFLGVFSCYRNRMPICCCFCCASSNGPMEGAESKAAAYLRQNTINQSGAERNNSDMSGNDSLVYVGRGLVQRSEILILESEDRV, from the exons CTTTTCCATTGAGTTAGTTGCTGCTGAACGGCGGACATTTCGTTTCGAGAAATcagagcgaaagaaagagaaggGGTGTCCGCCCAGCCTATTCAGTCTGAGAATGACCGACGGCCCGTTCGTGTACGGTATCGAGCTGAGGGATCCACCGACGGCCCCAACCGAACTCACCCAGTACGACCTGTTGTTCGGTCCGGGCAGTCTCCTCTACCGTCCGCCCAACAGCATGGCCGGCGACTACGGTGACGAGCTGTACGGTACCAACCTGTCGCTTGCGCTTGGCGAGCTGCTCCGAGACAACATTTCCGCCACTGTGGTCGGCACCCACAACCTGTCCGGGAACGGGCGCAGTGCGGCCGGTAATCTGCCGCCAGCCACCGGAACGGGCACGGCCGGTTCGCGCGGCGGCGACGGCACGTTCCAGAATCAGCTCATCATCCCCCTGTACGCCATTATCTTCTTGCTGTCGGTCGTCGGCAATCTGCTGGTAATTTTAACGCTCGCCCAAAACAAACGGATGCGCACGGTCACCAACGTATATCTGCTGAATCTG GCAATTTCCGATCTGCTGCTCGGTGTCTTCTGCATGCCGTTTACACTCGCCGGCCAGGTGCTGCGGAGGTTCGTCTTCGGTAGCGTCATGTGCAAATTAATACCATATTTCCAAG CCGTCTCGGTGTCGGTGGCGGTCTGGACGTTGGTGGCGATCTCGCTTGAGCGCTACTTTGCCATCTGTCGGCCGCTGTCATCCCGCCGGTGGCAGACCCAGTTTCATGCCTACAAAATGATCGGCCTGGTGTGGACGGTCAGCTTTCTCGCGAACTCACCGCTCGGGTACGTGCAGCGACTGCTGCCGGTCGGCCGCAGCACCGGCCAGATGAAGTGCCGGGAAGAGTGGCCCAGCCCGGCTTGGGAAAGGGCGTACGTGCTGTTTCACGACGTCGGGCTGCTGTTTCTGCCCCTGCTCACCATGGGATTCGCCTACTCGATGATCGTCTCGAAGCTGTGGCGCGGACTCCGACACGAGATCAAACATTCTTCGCTGTACCAGCAGACGAGCCGGCAGCACGGTACGGGCGGCCAGGGCAGCAGCGTCGGGGGAGCTCCCACTGGTGCCGCGGCTGGCAGTGTGGGGACTGTCAGTGGGGAGCAGCACTGCTCAGGCGATACGGGCAAGCCACCGAAGCCGCCCGGTGGTAAGCGGCACGAGCCGGGGTTCGTGCTAACGTCCAGCCTGAAGAAGGCACCGTTCAAATCGTCTACAGCGGTCGTTAACtttgccagcaacaacaacacgatcAACAAAAGCAACTTCAGCGGTGCTGGAAGCGGCAGCTCGAGCAATGGTGCCGGTAGCAGCGGCTCGAGCAATGGCAGCAACGGTGGTGGATGCAACGGTTCCGGGGCGGACCAGCGAACGCACTACTGTGGTGGGGCCGGATGCGAAACCAGGCCCGGAAGACTTCGAGGTTTTCGCCATTTCTTCGCCAAG cagcaccaccagcacgtTGGACTCTGTCGGAATCAGCGCTACCAGCGCAGCAGCACCGCCGCCGCGCCGGAAGGTCTGCCCGAGCTGGCCGAGACGAAGTTCGACGAAAGTGCGTCGGTCGGGCAGCAGCACCCGTACCACCACTGCCACTGTCATCATGCGCACGgatatcatcatcaccatcatcggcTGCCGACCAGCACCATCGTGAAGAGTACGCAGCAGGACGCCAAGCACGAGATCGTGCTCGGTACGGGCGAACCAGGACCGGGGCTCGAACCAGCCGGTGACGCAGTGCTGCTTCCTGGCGCACCGCCGGGTAGTGCTGCTACCGCACCAGAAACCGGCCAGGGGGACTGTGACCCGTCCGCTCTCAACCCGGATCCGGCCTATCAGTTCTCCCGGCATGCGATCCGCTCCACCTACATGGACAAGAGCATCGAGGCTAAGAAGAAA GTCATACGGATGCTGTTCGTGATAATCGTCGAGTTCTTTGTTTGTTGGGCACCGCTACACATTCTCAACACG GTATATCTGTACTCGCCGACCTTCGTCTACCAGTACGTGAACAGCAGCGGCATTGCCCTGGTGCAGCTGATGGCGTACATCAGCTCCTGCTGCAATCCCATCACGTACTGCTTCATGAACCGACGCTTCCGGCAGGCATTCCTCGGCGTCTTCAGCTGCTACCGCAACCG
- the LOC1270512 gene encoding uncharacterized protein LOC1270512 isoform X7 — MKSFSIELVAAERRTFRFEKSERKKEKGCPPSLFSLRMTDGPFVYGIELRDPPTAPTELTQYDLLFGPGSLLYRPPNSMAGDYGDELYGTNLSLALGELLRDNISATVVGTHNLSGNGRSAAGNLPPATGTGTAGSRGGDGTFQNQLIIPLYAIIFLLSVVGNLLVILTLAQNKRMRTVTNVYLLNLAISDLLLGVFCMPFTLAGQVLRRFVFGSVMCKLIPYFQAVSVSVAVWTLVAISLERYFAICRPLSSRRWQTQFHAYKMIGLVWTVSFLANSPLGYVQRLLPVGRSTGQMKCREEWPSPAWERAYVLFHDVGLLFLPLLTMGFAYSMIVSKLWRGLRHEIKHSSLYQQTSRQHGTGGQGSSVGGAPTGAAAGSVGTVSGEQHCSGDTGKPPKPPGGKRHEPGFVLTSSLKKAPFKSSTAVVNFASNNNTINKSNFSGAGSGSSSNGAGSSGSSNGSNGGGCNGSGADQRTHYCGGAGCETRPGRLRGFRHFFAKQHHQHVGLCRNQRYQRSSTAAAPEGLPELAETKFDESASVGQQHPYHHCHCHHAHGYHHHHHRLPTSTIVKSTQQDAKHEIVLGTGEPGPGLEPAGDAVLLPGAPPGSAATAPETGQGDCDPSALNPDPAYQFSRHAIRSTYMDKSIEAKKKVIRMLFVIIVEFFVCWAPLHILNTVYLYSPTFVYQYVNSSGIALVQLMAYISSCCNPITYCFMNRRFRQAFLGVFSCYRNRDIDSGIRGSGLAPAPIT, encoded by the exons CTTTTCCATTGAGTTAGTTGCTGCTGAACGGCGGACATTTCGTTTCGAGAAATcagagcgaaagaaagagaaggGGTGTCCGCCCAGCCTATTCAGTCTGAGAATGACCGACGGCCCGTTCGTGTACGGTATCGAGCTGAGGGATCCACCGACGGCCCCAACCGAACTCACCCAGTACGACCTGTTGTTCGGTCCGGGCAGTCTCCTCTACCGTCCGCCCAACAGCATGGCCGGCGACTACGGTGACGAGCTGTACGGTACCAACCTGTCGCTTGCGCTTGGCGAGCTGCTCCGAGACAACATTTCCGCCACTGTGGTCGGCACCCACAACCTGTCCGGGAACGGGCGCAGTGCGGCCGGTAATCTGCCGCCAGCCACCGGAACGGGCACGGCCGGTTCGCGCGGCGGCGACGGCACGTTCCAGAATCAGCTCATCATCCCCCTGTACGCCATTATCTTCTTGCTGTCGGTCGTCGGCAATCTGCTGGTAATTTTAACGCTCGCCCAAAACAAACGGATGCGCACGGTCACCAACGTATATCTGCTGAATCTG GCAATTTCCGATCTGCTGCTCGGTGTCTTCTGCATGCCGTTTACACTCGCCGGCCAGGTGCTGCGGAGGTTCGTCTTCGGTAGCGTCATGTGCAAATTAATACCATATTTCCAAG CCGTCTCGGTGTCGGTGGCGGTCTGGACGTTGGTGGCGATCTCGCTTGAGCGCTACTTTGCCATCTGTCGGCCGCTGTCATCCCGCCGGTGGCAGACCCAGTTTCATGCCTACAAAATGATCGGCCTGGTGTGGACGGTCAGCTTTCTCGCGAACTCACCGCTCGGGTACGTGCAGCGACTGCTGCCGGTCGGCCGCAGCACCGGCCAGATGAAGTGCCGGGAAGAGTGGCCCAGCCCGGCTTGGGAAAGGGCGTACGTGCTGTTTCACGACGTCGGGCTGCTGTTTCTGCCCCTGCTCACCATGGGATTCGCCTACTCGATGATCGTCTCGAAGCTGTGGCGCGGACTCCGACACGAGATCAAACATTCTTCGCTGTACCAGCAGACGAGCCGGCAGCACGGTACGGGCGGCCAGGGCAGCAGCGTCGGGGGAGCTCCCACTGGTGCCGCGGCTGGCAGTGTGGGGACTGTCAGTGGGGAGCAGCACTGCTCAGGCGATACGGGCAAGCCACCGAAGCCGCCCGGTGGTAAGCGGCACGAGCCGGGGTTCGTGCTAACGTCCAGCCTGAAGAAGGCACCGTTCAAATCGTCTACAGCGGTCGTTAACtttgccagcaacaacaacacgatcAACAAAAGCAACTTCAGCGGTGCTGGAAGCGGCAGCTCGAGCAATGGTGCCGGTAGCAGCGGCTCGAGCAATGGCAGCAACGGTGGTGGATGCAACGGTTCCGGGGCGGACCAGCGAACGCACTACTGTGGTGGGGCCGGATGCGAAACCAGGCCCGGAAGACTTCGAGGTTTTCGCCATTTCTTCGCCAAG cagcaccaccagcacgtTGGACTCTGTCGGAATCAGCGCTACCAGCGCAGCAGCACCGCCGCCGCGCCGGAAGGTCTGCCCGAGCTGGCCGAGACGAAGTTCGACGAAAGTGCGTCGGTCGGGCAGCAGCACCCGTACCACCACTGCCACTGTCATCATGCGCACGgatatcatcatcaccatcatcggcTGCCGACCAGCACCATCGTGAAGAGTACGCAGCAGGACGCCAAGCACGAGATCGTGCTCGGTACGGGCGAACCAGGACCGGGGCTCGAACCAGCCGGTGACGCAGTGCTGCTTCCTGGCGCACCGCCGGGTAGTGCTGCTACCGCACCAGAAACCGGCCAGGGGGACTGTGACCCGTCCGCTCTCAACCCGGATCCGGCCTATCAGTTCTCCCGGCATGCGATCCGCTCCACCTACATGGACAAGAGCATCGAGGCTAAGAAGAAA GTCATACGGATGCTGTTCGTGATAATCGTCGAGTTCTTTGTTTGTTGGGCACCGCTACACATTCTCAACACG GTATATCTGTACTCGCCGACCTTCGTCTACCAGTACGTGAACAGCAGCGGCATTGCCCTGGTGCAGCTGATGGCGTACATCAGCTCCTGCTGCAATCCCATCACGTACTGCTTCATGAACCGACGCTTCCGGCAGGCATTCCTCGGCGTCTTCAGCTGCTACCGCAACCG
- the LOC1270512 gene encoding uncharacterized protein LOC1270512 isoform X4 — protein sequence MKSFSIELVAAERRTFRFEKSERKKEKGCPPSLFSLRMTDGPFVYGIELRDPPTAPTELTQYDLLFGPGSLLYRPPNSMAGDYGDELYGTNLSLALGELLRDNISATVVGTHNLSGNGRSAAGNLPPATGTGTAGSRGGDGTFQNQLIIPLYAIIFLLSVVGNLLVILTLAQNKRMRTVTNVYLLNLAISDLLLGVFCMPFTLAGQVLRRFVFGSVMCKLIPYFQAVSVSVAVWTLVAISLERYFAICRPLSSRRWQTQFHAYKMIGLVWTVSFLANSPLGYVQRLLPVGRSTGQMKCREEWPSPAWERAYVLFHDVGLLFLPLLTMGFAYSMIVSKLWRGLRHEIKHSSLYQQTSRQHGTGGQGSSVGGAPTGAAAGSVGTVSGEQHCSGDTGKPPKPPGGKRHEPGFVLTSSLKKAPFKSSTAVVNFASNNNTINKSNFSGAGSGSSSNGAGSSGSSNGSNGGGCNGSGADQRTHYCGGAGCETRPGRLRGFRHFFAKQHHQHVGLCRNQRYQRSSTAAAPEGLPELAETKFDESASVGQQHPYHHCHCHHAHGYHHHHHRLPTSTIVKSTQQDAKHEIVLGTGEPGPGLEPAGDAVLLPGAPPGSAATAPETGQGDCDPSALNPDPAYQFSRHAIRSTYMDKSIEAKKKVYLYSPTFVYQYVNSSGIALVQLMAYISSCCNPITYCFMNRRFRQAFLGVFSCYRNRMPICCCFCCASSNGPMEGAESKAAAYLRQNTINQSGAERNNSDMSGNDSLVYVGRGLVQRSEILILESEDRV from the exons CTTTTCCATTGAGTTAGTTGCTGCTGAACGGCGGACATTTCGTTTCGAGAAATcagagcgaaagaaagagaaggGGTGTCCGCCCAGCCTATTCAGTCTGAGAATGACCGACGGCCCGTTCGTGTACGGTATCGAGCTGAGGGATCCACCGACGGCCCCAACCGAACTCACCCAGTACGACCTGTTGTTCGGTCCGGGCAGTCTCCTCTACCGTCCGCCCAACAGCATGGCCGGCGACTACGGTGACGAGCTGTACGGTACCAACCTGTCGCTTGCGCTTGGCGAGCTGCTCCGAGACAACATTTCCGCCACTGTGGTCGGCACCCACAACCTGTCCGGGAACGGGCGCAGTGCGGCCGGTAATCTGCCGCCAGCCACCGGAACGGGCACGGCCGGTTCGCGCGGCGGCGACGGCACGTTCCAGAATCAGCTCATCATCCCCCTGTACGCCATTATCTTCTTGCTGTCGGTCGTCGGCAATCTGCTGGTAATTTTAACGCTCGCCCAAAACAAACGGATGCGCACGGTCACCAACGTATATCTGCTGAATCTG GCAATTTCCGATCTGCTGCTCGGTGTCTTCTGCATGCCGTTTACACTCGCCGGCCAGGTGCTGCGGAGGTTCGTCTTCGGTAGCGTCATGTGCAAATTAATACCATATTTCCAAG CCGTCTCGGTGTCGGTGGCGGTCTGGACGTTGGTGGCGATCTCGCTTGAGCGCTACTTTGCCATCTGTCGGCCGCTGTCATCCCGCCGGTGGCAGACCCAGTTTCATGCCTACAAAATGATCGGCCTGGTGTGGACGGTCAGCTTTCTCGCGAACTCACCGCTCGGGTACGTGCAGCGACTGCTGCCGGTCGGCCGCAGCACCGGCCAGATGAAGTGCCGGGAAGAGTGGCCCAGCCCGGCTTGGGAAAGGGCGTACGTGCTGTTTCACGACGTCGGGCTGCTGTTTCTGCCCCTGCTCACCATGGGATTCGCCTACTCGATGATCGTCTCGAAGCTGTGGCGCGGACTCCGACACGAGATCAAACATTCTTCGCTGTACCAGCAGACGAGCCGGCAGCACGGTACGGGCGGCCAGGGCAGCAGCGTCGGGGGAGCTCCCACTGGTGCCGCGGCTGGCAGTGTGGGGACTGTCAGTGGGGAGCAGCACTGCTCAGGCGATACGGGCAAGCCACCGAAGCCGCCCGGTGGTAAGCGGCACGAGCCGGGGTTCGTGCTAACGTCCAGCCTGAAGAAGGCACCGTTCAAATCGTCTACAGCGGTCGTTAACtttgccagcaacaacaacacgatcAACAAAAGCAACTTCAGCGGTGCTGGAAGCGGCAGCTCGAGCAATGGTGCCGGTAGCAGCGGCTCGAGCAATGGCAGCAACGGTGGTGGATGCAACGGTTCCGGGGCGGACCAGCGAACGCACTACTGTGGTGGGGCCGGATGCGAAACCAGGCCCGGAAGACTTCGAGGTTTTCGCCATTTCTTCGCCAAG cagcaccaccagcacgtTGGACTCTGTCGGAATCAGCGCTACCAGCGCAGCAGCACCGCCGCCGCGCCGGAAGGTCTGCCCGAGCTGGCCGAGACGAAGTTCGACGAAAGTGCGTCGGTCGGGCAGCAGCACCCGTACCACCACTGCCACTGTCATCATGCGCACGgatatcatcatcaccatcatcggcTGCCGACCAGCACCATCGTGAAGAGTACGCAGCAGGACGCCAAGCACGAGATCGTGCTCGGTACGGGCGAACCAGGACCGGGGCTCGAACCAGCCGGTGACGCAGTGCTGCTTCCTGGCGCACCGCCGGGTAGTGCTGCTACCGCACCAGAAACCGGCCAGGGGGACTGTGACCCGTCCGCTCTCAACCCGGATCCGGCCTATCAGTTCTCCCGGCATGCGATCCGCTCCACCTACATGGACAAGAGCATCGAGGCTAAGAAGAAA GTATATCTGTACTCGCCGACCTTCGTCTACCAGTACGTGAACAGCAGCGGCATTGCCCTGGTGCAGCTGATGGCGTACATCAGCTCCTGCTGCAATCCCATCACGTACTGCTTCATGAACCGACGCTTCCGGCAGGCATTCCTCGGCGTCTTCAGCTGCTACCGCAACCG
- the LOC1270512 gene encoding uncharacterized protein LOC1270512 isoform X8, which yields MKSFSIELVAAERRTFRFEKSERKKEKGCPPSLFSLRMTDGPFVYGIELRDPPTAPTELTQYDLLFGPGSLLYRPPNSMAGDYGDELYGTNLSLALGELLRDNISATVVGTHNLSGNGRSAAGNLPPATGTGTAGSRGGDGTFQNQLIIPLYAIIFLLSVVGNLLVILTLAQNKRMRTVTNVYLLNLAISDLLLGVFCMPFTLAGQVLRRFVFGSVMCKLIPYFQAVSVSVAVWTLVAISLERYFAICRPLSSRRWQTQFHAYKMIGLVWTVSFLANSPLGYVQRLLPVGRSTGQMKCREEWPSPAWERAYVLFHDVGLLFLPLLTMGFAYSMIVSKLWRGLRHEIKHSSLYQQTSRQHGTGGQGSSVGGAPTGAAAGSVGTVSGEQHCSGDTGKPPKPPGGKRHEPGFVLTSSLKKAPFKSSTAVVNFASNNNTINKSNFSGAGSGSSSNGAGSSGSSNGSNGGGCNGSGADQRTHYCGGAGCETRPGRLRGFRHFFAKHHQHVGLCRNQRYQRSSTAAAPEGLPELAETKFDESASVGQQHPYHHCHCHHAHGYHHHHHRLPTSTIVKSTQQDAKHEIVLGTGEPGPGLEPAGDAVLLPGAPPGSAATAPETGQGDCDPSALNPDPAYQFSRHAIRSTYMDKSIEAKKKVIRMLFVIIVEFFVCWAPLHILNTVYLYSPTFVYQYVNSSGIALVQLMAYISSCCNPITYCFMNRRFRQAFLGVFSCYRNRDIDSGIRGSGLAPAPIT from the exons CTTTTCCATTGAGTTAGTTGCTGCTGAACGGCGGACATTTCGTTTCGAGAAATcagagcgaaagaaagagaaggGGTGTCCGCCCAGCCTATTCAGTCTGAGAATGACCGACGGCCCGTTCGTGTACGGTATCGAGCTGAGGGATCCACCGACGGCCCCAACCGAACTCACCCAGTACGACCTGTTGTTCGGTCCGGGCAGTCTCCTCTACCGTCCGCCCAACAGCATGGCCGGCGACTACGGTGACGAGCTGTACGGTACCAACCTGTCGCTTGCGCTTGGCGAGCTGCTCCGAGACAACATTTCCGCCACTGTGGTCGGCACCCACAACCTGTCCGGGAACGGGCGCAGTGCGGCCGGTAATCTGCCGCCAGCCACCGGAACGGGCACGGCCGGTTCGCGCGGCGGCGACGGCACGTTCCAGAATCAGCTCATCATCCCCCTGTACGCCATTATCTTCTTGCTGTCGGTCGTCGGCAATCTGCTGGTAATTTTAACGCTCGCCCAAAACAAACGGATGCGCACGGTCACCAACGTATATCTGCTGAATCTG GCAATTTCCGATCTGCTGCTCGGTGTCTTCTGCATGCCGTTTACACTCGCCGGCCAGGTGCTGCGGAGGTTCGTCTTCGGTAGCGTCATGTGCAAATTAATACCATATTTCCAAG CCGTCTCGGTGTCGGTGGCGGTCTGGACGTTGGTGGCGATCTCGCTTGAGCGCTACTTTGCCATCTGTCGGCCGCTGTCATCCCGCCGGTGGCAGACCCAGTTTCATGCCTACAAAATGATCGGCCTGGTGTGGACGGTCAGCTTTCTCGCGAACTCACCGCTCGGGTACGTGCAGCGACTGCTGCCGGTCGGCCGCAGCACCGGCCAGATGAAGTGCCGGGAAGAGTGGCCCAGCCCGGCTTGGGAAAGGGCGTACGTGCTGTTTCACGACGTCGGGCTGCTGTTTCTGCCCCTGCTCACCATGGGATTCGCCTACTCGATGATCGTCTCGAAGCTGTGGCGCGGACTCCGACACGAGATCAAACATTCTTCGCTGTACCAGCAGACGAGCCGGCAGCACGGTACGGGCGGCCAGGGCAGCAGCGTCGGGGGAGCTCCCACTGGTGCCGCGGCTGGCAGTGTGGGGACTGTCAGTGGGGAGCAGCACTGCTCAGGCGATACGGGCAAGCCACCGAAGCCGCCCGGTGGTAAGCGGCACGAGCCGGGGTTCGTGCTAACGTCCAGCCTGAAGAAGGCACCGTTCAAATCGTCTACAGCGGTCGTTAACtttgccagcaacaacaacacgatcAACAAAAGCAACTTCAGCGGTGCTGGAAGCGGCAGCTCGAGCAATGGTGCCGGTAGCAGCGGCTCGAGCAATGGCAGCAACGGTGGTGGATGCAACGGTTCCGGGGCGGACCAGCGAACGCACTACTGTGGTGGGGCCGGATGCGAAACCAGGCCCGGAAGACTTCGAGGTTTTCGCCATTTCTTCGCCAAG caccaccagcacgtTGGACTCTGTCGGAATCAGCGCTACCAGCGCAGCAGCACCGCCGCCGCGCCGGAAGGTCTGCCCGAGCTGGCCGAGACGAAGTTCGACGAAAGTGCGTCGGTCGGGCAGCAGCACCCGTACCACCACTGCCACTGTCATCATGCGCACGgatatcatcatcaccatcatcggcTGCCGACCAGCACCATCGTGAAGAGTACGCAGCAGGACGCCAAGCACGAGATCGTGCTCGGTACGGGCGAACCAGGACCGGGGCTCGAACCAGCCGGTGACGCAGTGCTGCTTCCTGGCGCACCGCCGGGTAGTGCTGCTACCGCACCAGAAACCGGCCAGGGGGACTGTGACCCGTCCGCTCTCAACCCGGATCCGGCCTATCAGTTCTCCCGGCATGCGATCCGCTCCACCTACATGGACAAGAGCATCGAGGCTAAGAAGAAA GTCATACGGATGCTGTTCGTGATAATCGTCGAGTTCTTTGTTTGTTGGGCACCGCTACACATTCTCAACACG GTATATCTGTACTCGCCGACCTTCGTCTACCAGTACGTGAACAGCAGCGGCATTGCCCTGGTGCAGCTGATGGCGTACATCAGCTCCTGCTGCAATCCCATCACGTACTGCTTCATGAACCGACGCTTCCGGCAGGCATTCCTCGGCGTCTTCAGCTGCTACCGCAACCG
- the LOC1270512 gene encoding uncharacterized protein LOC1270512 isoform X5: protein MKSFSIELVAAERRTFRFEKSERKKEKGCPPSLFSLRMTDGPFVYGIELRDPPTAPTELTQYDLLFGPGSLLYRPPNSMAGDYGDELYGTNLSLALGELLRDNISATVVGTHNLSGNGRSAAGNLPPATGTGTAGSRGGDGTFQNQLIIPLYAIIFLLSVVGNLLVILTLAQNKRMRTVTNVYLLNLAISDLLLGVFCMPFTLAGQVLRRFVFGSVMCKLIPYFQAVSVSVAVWTLVAISLERYFAICRPLSSRRWQTQFHAYKMIGLVWTVSFLANSPLGYVQRLLPVGRSTGQMKCREEWPSPAWERAYVLFHDVGLLFLPLLTMGFAYSMIVSKLWRGLRHEIKHSSLYQQTSRQHGTGGQGSSVGGAPTGAAAGSVGTVSGEQHCSGDTGKPPKPPGGKRHEPGFVLTSSLKKAPFKSSTAVVNFASNNNTINKSNFSGAGSGSSSNGAGSSGSSNGSNGGGCNGSGADQRTHYCGGAGCETRPGRLRGFRHFFAKHHQHVGLCRNQRYQRSSTAAAPEGLPELAETKFDESASVGQQHPYHHCHCHHAHGYHHHHHRLPTSTIVKSTQQDAKHEIVLGTGEPGPGLEPAGDAVLLPGAPPGSAATAPETGQGDCDPSALNPDPAYQFSRHAIRSTYMDKSIEAKKKVYLYSPTFVYQYVNSSGIALVQLMAYISSCCNPITYCFMNRRFRQAFLGVFSCYRNRMPICCCFCCASSNGPMEGAESKAAAYLRQNTINQSGAERNNSDMSGNDSLVYVGRGLVQRSEILILESEDRV from the exons CTTTTCCATTGAGTTAGTTGCTGCTGAACGGCGGACATTTCGTTTCGAGAAATcagagcgaaagaaagagaaggGGTGTCCGCCCAGCCTATTCAGTCTGAGAATGACCGACGGCCCGTTCGTGTACGGTATCGAGCTGAGGGATCCACCGACGGCCCCAACCGAACTCACCCAGTACGACCTGTTGTTCGGTCCGGGCAGTCTCCTCTACCGTCCGCCCAACAGCATGGCCGGCGACTACGGTGACGAGCTGTACGGTACCAACCTGTCGCTTGCGCTTGGCGAGCTGCTCCGAGACAACATTTCCGCCACTGTGGTCGGCACCCACAACCTGTCCGGGAACGGGCGCAGTGCGGCCGGTAATCTGCCGCCAGCCACCGGAACGGGCACGGCCGGTTCGCGCGGCGGCGACGGCACGTTCCAGAATCAGCTCATCATCCCCCTGTACGCCATTATCTTCTTGCTGTCGGTCGTCGGCAATCTGCTGGTAATTTTAACGCTCGCCCAAAACAAACGGATGCGCACGGTCACCAACGTATATCTGCTGAATCTG GCAATTTCCGATCTGCTGCTCGGTGTCTTCTGCATGCCGTTTACACTCGCCGGCCAGGTGCTGCGGAGGTTCGTCTTCGGTAGCGTCATGTGCAAATTAATACCATATTTCCAAG CCGTCTCGGTGTCGGTGGCGGTCTGGACGTTGGTGGCGATCTCGCTTGAGCGCTACTTTGCCATCTGTCGGCCGCTGTCATCCCGCCGGTGGCAGACCCAGTTTCATGCCTACAAAATGATCGGCCTGGTGTGGACGGTCAGCTTTCTCGCGAACTCACCGCTCGGGTACGTGCAGCGACTGCTGCCGGTCGGCCGCAGCACCGGCCAGATGAAGTGCCGGGAAGAGTGGCCCAGCCCGGCTTGGGAAAGGGCGTACGTGCTGTTTCACGACGTCGGGCTGCTGTTTCTGCCCCTGCTCACCATGGGATTCGCCTACTCGATGATCGTCTCGAAGCTGTGGCGCGGACTCCGACACGAGATCAAACATTCTTCGCTGTACCAGCAGACGAGCCGGCAGCACGGTACGGGCGGCCAGGGCAGCAGCGTCGGGGGAGCTCCCACTGGTGCCGCGGCTGGCAGTGTGGGGACTGTCAGTGGGGAGCAGCACTGCTCAGGCGATACGGGCAAGCCACCGAAGCCGCCCGGTGGTAAGCGGCACGAGCCGGGGTTCGTGCTAACGTCCAGCCTGAAGAAGGCACCGTTCAAATCGTCTACAGCGGTCGTTAACtttgccagcaacaacaacacgatcAACAAAAGCAACTTCAGCGGTGCTGGAAGCGGCAGCTCGAGCAATGGTGCCGGTAGCAGCGGCTCGAGCAATGGCAGCAACGGTGGTGGATGCAACGGTTCCGGGGCGGACCAGCGAACGCACTACTGTGGTGGGGCCGGATGCGAAACCAGGCCCGGAAGACTTCGAGGTTTTCGCCATTTCTTCGCCAAG caccaccagcacgtTGGACTCTGTCGGAATCAGCGCTACCAGCGCAGCAGCACCGCCGCCGCGCCGGAAGGTCTGCCCGAGCTGGCCGAGACGAAGTTCGACGAAAGTGCGTCGGTCGGGCAGCAGCACCCGTACCACCACTGCCACTGTCATCATGCGCACGgatatcatcatcaccatcatcggcTGCCGACCAGCACCATCGTGAAGAGTACGCAGCAGGACGCCAAGCACGAGATCGTGCTCGGTACGGGCGAACCAGGACCGGGGCTCGAACCAGCCGGTGACGCAGTGCTGCTTCCTGGCGCACCGCCGGGTAGTGCTGCTACCGCACCAGAAACCGGCCAGGGGGACTGTGACCCGTCCGCTCTCAACCCGGATCCGGCCTATCAGTTCTCCCGGCATGCGATCCGCTCCACCTACATGGACAAGAGCATCGAGGCTAAGAAGAAA GTATATCTGTACTCGCCGACCTTCGTCTACCAGTACGTGAACAGCAGCGGCATTGCCCTGGTGCAGCTGATGGCGTACATCAGCTCCTGCTGCAATCCCATCACGTACTGCTTCATGAACCGACGCTTCCGGCAGGCATTCCTCGGCGTCTTCAGCTGCTACCGCAACCG